The following coding sequences lie in one Euhalothece natronophila Z-M001 genomic window:
- a CDS encoding BCCT family transporter: MADNGKNKDFEEELLEKETGYTPGSTNFQKWGLDLHPVVAPISAIIVLAFVVPTIIFPEQAETVFEEAQDAIASYGGWFYVLVANIFLGVIIIFAFSKFGRIRLGGQDAEPEFSTFAWFAMLLSAGMGIGLMFWSVGEPIFHFSDPPVIFGSEGGTPEAAETAMTLTFYHWGLHPWGLYALVGLGLAFFTFNRGLPLTMRSIFYPLIGERIYGIPGDIIDILAVVANLFGLATSLGLGVQQVATGIGFLFEAIPTNVTTQVILIAVITGFATLSVVAGLDGGVRRLSELNLVVAAVFMGFVIIVGPTLFIFDTLVQNLGNYIARFPMLSFWTESFEDGEGGWQNAWTIFYWGWWISWSPFVGMFIARVSRGRTIREFVMGVLIIPSLLSFLWLSAMGGAALNLELNGVADMVGPIGDDVSVGMFVMLENLPLVLISSLIAITLVTVFFVTSSDSGSLVVDNLTSGGKLDSPVTQRVFWAIMEGVVAAALLIGGGEEGLIALQTAAITTGLPFAFLLLVMCYSLNRGLGQELRELEFDVG, translated from the coding sequence ATGGCTGACAACGGAAAAAATAAAGACTTTGAGGAAGAACTCTTAGAAAAAGAAACTGGATATACTCCAGGGAGTACCAACTTCCAAAAATGGGGGCTTGACCTTCATCCTGTCGTTGCTCCTATCTCAGCGATCATTGTTTTGGCATTTGTTGTGCCGACAATCATTTTTCCAGAACAAGCAGAAACTGTTTTTGAGGAAGCACAAGACGCGATCGCGAGTTATGGCGGTTGGTTTTATGTTTTAGTTGCCAATATCTTTTTAGGCGTAATTATCATCTTTGCCTTTAGCAAGTTTGGTAGAATTCGCCTCGGTGGACAAGATGCCGAGCCTGAGTTTTCTACCTTTGCTTGGTTTGCAATGTTACTCAGCGCCGGAATGGGTATTGGTTTAATGTTCTGGAGTGTGGGGGAACCCATATTCCACTTTAGTGACCCCCCTGTAATATTTGGGTCAGAAGGAGGAACTCCAGAAGCAGCGGAAACTGCCATGACCCTAACTTTCTATCACTGGGGACTCCACCCTTGGGGGCTTTATGCCTTAGTGGGGTTAGGGCTTGCCTTTTTTACCTTTAATCGCGGTCTGCCCTTGACCATGCGCTCTATCTTTTATCCTTTAATTGGGGAGAGGATTTACGGAATTCCCGGTGACATCATTGATATTTTGGCAGTGGTTGCCAACTTATTTGGTTTAGCCACCTCATTAGGACTGGGAGTGCAACAAGTAGCAACTGGAATTGGGTTCCTTTTTGAGGCGATTCCCACGAATGTTACCACCCAAGTTATTTTAATTGCTGTAATTACGGGATTTGCCACACTCTCAGTTGTTGCTGGGTTAGACGGTGGGGTACGTCGCCTCAGTGAATTAAATCTGGTTGTGGCGGCTGTTTTTATGGGCTTTGTTATTATTGTTGGCCCCACTCTATTTATCTTTGACACTTTGGTTCAAAATTTGGGTAATTATATTGCTCGCTTCCCGATGCTTAGTTTTTGGACAGAATCCTTTGAAGATGGCGAGGGAGGCTGGCAAAACGCTTGGACAATTTTCTATTGGGGCTGGTGGATTTCTTGGTCTCCTTTCGTGGGAATGTTTATTGCTCGGGTTTCCAGAGGAAGAACGATTCGAGAATTTGTGATGGGCGTTCTGATTATTCCGTCTCTGCTATCTTTCCTTTGGCTATCAGCTATGGGCGGAGCGGCGCTTAATTTAGAGCTAAATGGTGTTGCTGATATGGTGGGCCCAATTGGGGATGATGTATCAGTAGGAATGTTTGTCATGCTAGAAAACCTACCATTAGTACTAATAAGCTCTCTGATTGCGATTACTCTCGTAACGGTGTTCTTTGTGACTTCCTCTGACTCAGGTTCGTTAGTAGTGGATAACCTCACCTCTGGCGGTAAGTTAGACTCGCCTGTTACCCAACGGGTTTTCTGGGCGATCATGGAAGGGGTTGTTGCTGCAGCATTGTTAATTGGTGGTGGCGAAGAAGGATTAATCGCCCTACAAACGGCAGCAATTACCACAGGTTTGCCGTTTGCCTTCCTGTTATTAGTGATGTGCTACAGCTTAAATCGTGGCTTAGGG